gtaatcccagcagtttgggaggctgaggcaggaggattacaaattcaaagccagcctctgtaacttagtgaggccctaagcaactcagcaatatcctgtctctaaataaaatataaaaaatggctgagaatgtggctcagtggttaagtactcctggcttcaatccctattactaaaaagaaaaaaaagtgtttgacaaAAGTATATTGCATGAAGTATACTGCAATGGAAGCTATTTGTTTGGTTATTTTTTCCTATAGTTATAGTTTTGACAGCAGTTAACTTTTGGCATATGAATTCTGAAaactggatatttatttatttatttatttatttatttatttatttattttaagatactggggattgaactcaggttcattagaccactgagccacatcctgaaccctattttgtattttattagagacagggtctcactcagttgcttacgGTCTCATTAAggtgctgagtctggctttgaactcgtgattctcctacctcagccttccaaatcactgggattataggcgtgcgcaactgtgcctggctctggtcCTCTATTCTTTCTGATACTTTTGATCTGATACATCACCCACTGTGTATATACAAACAGCCTGCATTTTAGAACCTAACTTAACAAATCAATAAACTTGAGGAGTGGAAACCAAGTCTCTTTGACCTAAATACACAGTGATGAAGTTTCCAAAACCagtaaatggaattttatttttttacatctgTTTGTATGATCAGTTACCTGAAGGCATAATAATGAAATCAATCATGCTTAGTTATTTAACATATCATCTTACGATCACACATAAAAAACCCATAAAATGTTAATACCTCCAATAGAATCAGGATAATATGCATTACACACACATAAGTGTGTATATGTATCCAGCACAGTGCCACTTACAGCATAACCCATGGAAGAGGTCAGGGTTTCGACTCGGTTGCTTCCCTTGGTGAAATGGGTGTCCAGCAAAATGATGAACAAAGGAAGTAGGAGACTATGGTTAATGAGAACCTTAAATTTGGGGGTTGCTTTGTAAAGCCAGGCAGGAAGAAGGCCAGATCTCCATTGAGATCCCCAAGCAAAGGGACACAGACTTACATGGAAATGGGACTGGCAAGTCCAAGTTCTGACTCAACTGTGTGTGCCATAGAAGATCACTaataatatttgttcatttactcATAGTACATAGTGTACATTTAAAATTAgtcttttttaaagatattttgagacACTGAGATTAAAGTGTGTttgtctccttccctccctttccctccctcacccccccttccctccctctgtccctccctctgtccctccctccctacaCTCTACAGGGTTAAAGTCAGAAGGCCTTTACAGAGTGTCTGGGTTCACTGAACACATTGAAGATGTCAAGATGGCCTTTGACAGAGGTGAGTTTGTGCTCTCTTGAATGCCATCTGACTTATGCTTAGCACTCTTCTGATGGAACCAGACTCATTCATAGTAGGAACCGAGCTTCAGAACTACTGAGTGTTATTCTTCAGGAAGCTGAGCAATGATGCTTTAAAAATctcccagttctctctctctctctctctctctctctctctctctctctctctctctctctctctctctctctttctctctctcagggaagtGTTTCCTTAGAAGCTGTGGACAGGTGACCACATGAGGAGGAAGTGAGTTTAACCATTTGAAAGCCAGCCAGTCCACATGGCCCTGGAGCACTCCTCTGCAGGCCCATCTCaggatctttttttctcttctctcaaaaCTCCACAAAAGGTAGCATAGGGATGAGAGTCACCAGTGCTGAAGGAGGGAAGCCAGGGGACATTTAGGAGGTACCTCCTCTGTTATTTATGATTACAGCATACAGTTCCCAGTGCCTATCATCTCTTAGGTCAGACATAGGCCAACCTGGagaacttgttaaaaatacagaCCACCAGGGCCCACCTTGAGGACTCATGCTGAAATCTGGATGAACCCAAGTATCTAGATTTCTAATAAACAATCCACATAATCCTGGTACAGCCAGTCTGGGCCTGGGGTGCCTACTGGATAGAGTATGGTCCACAAGGTCTTCCATGATGTGGCCTCCCTATCTGCTCAGGCCAATTTCCAGTTCTTCCTCCATATTGGACCTTACATACCAGCCTCCCTAAGGACACTTTACATGCCATCAAGGAGAAGCACCCAAGCTCACATGTTCTGTCCATCTGGAATGTGTGCACATTTGTCTGGCAAACACCTGTGAATCATGAGTCAAGTCTTCTGTTGTTCACGAATCCTCTCTGGCCACCCAATGCTGACCTGAGAGCTCTGTTTCCGTCCCCTGCATCGCTGTGTGCTCATGTCTCCAGGGAGCATTCCTTCTTCTTGTAACTGACAAGTTGTGAGTTCTCTCTAGCTGGAACTATTCGAAGGGAgcatctcttttcttctttgattcacCAGAGCCTAACTGTGTTCGCCCCATGTGagattctcaataaatgtttgctaaatatgTAAATGATGGGATCAATATGGTATATATGGCAGGAAGAAGGTTTTACTATTGTCTCTACATCCAAGAGCTGTTTTGTTTCCAGAACCAAATTTGCTGAAGcatttgttcatttcattttccacACAAAAGATGTTAATAGTCCCATGTGAtcaaaaaattttttcatgtctttatacatgatttttttgcattacaattcatattacacatatataccacaatttttcatatctctgtttttatataaagtaggttgacaccaatttgtggcttcatacatgtacttcatacatgtacttcacattccaccatccttgctaatcccctgcctcctcccttcccctcccacccctcttcccgatctataatttcaaaacttttttaaTCCAAAAAATTTCATAGTCAGTGATAGTTTAAATGGACTGGTATTTACTAATggtataataaaaagtaaatatataaatgtgtgtgtgtgtgtgtgtgtgtgtataccaagAATGATTGTAAAACGTGCTAAGAAATACAATCTCACCTATACATGAGGTGAGGTTAAAGTTTCCCAGATTGAAGTCCAAGGGCCTAAGTGAGCCTGAAAGAGACAGAAGTAACTGAAGGAATTCAATAATTAGTTCATGTACATGACCTTCAAATCCAAGTTCAAAGAATATTGATGGAGATGTAGTAGAACTGTTCAttgttgtatttttcttttatttttttttctttctttccttccttccttttatctctttctttctctccctctcctccctcccccccacctctccttctctctttctctctctccctcctttctgtgCATGCCTTCACTTTGTGAAATACGGTCCTCATCAGGACTTGGATTGCTGGCTCTTTTTCAGATGGGGAAAAGGCAGACATTTCTGCCAACATCTATCCAGACATAAACATCATCACTGGAGCCCTGAAACTGTACTTCAGAGTACCCATCCCTGTTATCACGTATGACACCTATTCCAAATTTATAGAAGCAGCAAGTGAGTACTgagaactatttttttatttgtacaagACTTTCAGTACATTGCTTTCACcctcaagaaaattaaaactcagaACTGTTGAAATTATCGCCTGAGCATTTTGCCAAGTGGGCAAAACACTACAGTTAATAGAAAACCAGGCATAGCTCACCAGCTGAGCTGGACCAGCACTAAGCCATGTCTGTGGGGCAGAAGCTGGGTGCCAGGCAGTTCTGTCTCTCCTAGTCACTCCCTGTATGCTGAGAGCCAGCACAGTCAGGCCCATTCTATTGTTGAAAACCTGAATAGttttgtagttaaaaaaaaaatcagatgttcTCCAAGGAGAGCCGTATCCATGAGCTCCTTGCATCCTCTAAGCAGAATCACATTGAGAACAGATTAGAGTCACATCCAAGTTTTGCCCATTAATGGTCTTCAAAATTAATAGAAGGCCAAGGATAAACTATGCCAAGTATCACGCTATGACCTCTCACCCATTGGCACTCATCCTTCCTCAGCCACCGTGGCTCATTCCCTGCTTCCCACCAGGCCCACTGCTCTCAGGAGAGAGCAGAATGAAAGCAGAGGGAATGTCAGGGGAGTGGCTATGTTTTCCTAGGAACAAGTAATAATGAGAAAGGGGAGAGGCATGACACAGAAGTTAAGCCCActttgagaaacatttttttggttcaccttttttttttttaatctttaatggTTGAAAAGTACAGTTTTGTGCTTTTAAATATAGTAATGAAATTCCTGATAGGAAGATACAAGGGCAGATTGAGATTCACACAAGCTGTACTTTCCAGATGAGTTTTTGCCCTGCTCCCTGTTAAGACCGTTCCTTCCTGGATTCTGGTGGTCTTAGGCAGGGAAGGCTGGGTACCTTCTAACTCAGGAGGAATGGAAAGAAAGCTTTCTTTGACTGTCTGCCAATACTGTTGGAGACCCATACTCCAGAAGCATGTCCTCTTCCTGGCATGTGCCCAGTATCTACGTCCTAACCTGGGCTATACACCAAAGTAGACCCTGCCAACAGTTTAGTGATAAGTGCCATTAATGCAGGCTGGGTTGGCTGGCCCACCTGCCAATCTACTTGCATTGAAAGTGTATttagtgggctgggattgtggctcagcggtagagcactcacctcgcacgtgtgagaccctgggtttgatcctcagcaccacataaaaataaacaagcgaaataaaggtattgtgtccaactacaactaaaatgtaTTTAGTGATTGAAGCCTGCCAGGGAGAGACTTACTAGATAATTTCAAGGGCATAACACCAGAAGTGATATagtttagagtttgtgttagtgaGATCCCCGACAAATCTAGTGTTCAGAAGGGCAGCGTAGTCTGCATGTGTCCCACCAGATTATAAGCATTCTCCTGGAATCTGCTCCTGAAGGATGAGGACAGAATCCACCAACTGGACCACCCACATCATGAATGTTCAACAAGCCTGTGGTGCTCAGCCCAGACTTCCTGTAATGAGGCAGGACACAAACTGACTCATTTAAGTGAAATAGTATCTGAAATTACATGAATTTTTTAGACTCTCCCCATTTctgtataaaacaaacaaaatacttcTTGTTAGCTCTCTGAAAACTTTAATGGTACAATGTAACTCTGCACTCATGGGTTCTGTTTGATCTTCACAGAAATCTCCAATGCGGATGAAAGGCTGGAAACAGTCCATGAAGTGCTGATGCTACTGCCTCCTGCTCACTATGAGACCCTGCGGTACCTAATGTTCCACCTCAAAAAGTAAGCAGATGCCTCCTCTTACTGATCTGCTCCTGGGGCAGTTAGTGCCTCTCTGATGCACAGAATGAGCAGGTGCTTCTTGAAAGTGGACTGTGCTACCTCCTGGGGCTAGCCCCACACATGGCTCTAGGGCCTTTGCTCTGGGTCAAAAGCTGTTTCACGTACTTT
The Ictidomys tridecemlineatus isolate mIctTri1 unplaced genomic scaffold, mIctTri1.hap1 Scaffold_208, whole genome shotgun sequence genome window above contains:
- the LOC144373014 gene encoding beta-chimaerin-like; the protein is MVVGICIWEIEARGLKSEGLYRVSGFTEHIEDVKMAFDRDGEKADISANIYPDINIITGALKLYFRVPIPVITYDTYSKFIEAAKISNADERLETVHEVLMLLPPAHYETLRYLMFHLKKVTMNEKDNFMNAENLGIVFGPTLMRPPEDSILTTLHDMQYQKLIV